Proteins found in one Oncorhynchus gorbuscha isolate QuinsamMale2020 ecotype Even-year linkage group LG15, OgorEven_v1.0, whole genome shotgun sequence genomic segment:
- the pik3ca gene encoding phosphatidylinositol 4,5-bisphosphate 3-kinase catalytic subunit alpha isoform isoform X2: MPPRPSSGELWGIHLMPPRIFVDCLLPNGMILTLECLREATLITIKHEVFKEARKYPLHHLLQEETSYIFVSVTQEAEREEFYDETRRLCDLRLFQPFLKVIEPVGNREEKILNREIGFAIGMPVCEFDLVKDPEVQDFRRNILNVCKDSVELRDANGPHSRALYVYPPNVESTQELPKHIHGKLDKGQIIVVIWVIVSPNNDKQKYTLKINHDCVPEQVIAEAIRKKTRSMLLSPEQLKMCVQEYQGKYILKYVRSCIMLGRMPNLMLMAKDSLYSQLPMDNFTMPSYARRISTATPYMNGESSTKSLWTINGTLRIRVLCATYVNVNIRDIDKIYVRTGIYHGGEQMCDNVNTQRVPCSNPRWNEWLTYDMYIPDIPRAARLCLSICSVKGRKGAKEEHCPLAWGNVNLFDYTHTLVSGKMALNLWPVPHGLEDLLNPIGVTGSNPNRETPCLELEFDYFSSPVKFPDMTTVEGHANWTISRELGFSYCQSGQSNRVARDHALTDSDNEQLKQVCNRDPLSEITEQEKDFLWRHRHYCVNIPEILPKILLAVKWNSRDEVAQMYCLLKDWPAIKPEQAMELLDCNYPDPMIRDFAVRCLEKYLTDDKLSQYLIQLVQVLKYEQYLDNPLVRFLLKKALTNQRIGHFFFWHLKSEMHNKTVSQRFGLLLESYCRACGMYLKHLSRQVEAMEKLINLTDILKQEKKDETQKVQMKFLVEQMRRPDYMDALQNFTSPLNPAHQLGNIRLEECRIMSSAKRPLWLNWENPDIMSELLFQNNEIIFKNGDDLRQDMLTLQIIRIMENIWQNQGLDLRMLPYGCMSLGDCVGLIEVVRSSHTIMQIQCKGGLKGALQFNSSTLHQWLKDKNKGEMYDLAVDLFTRSCAGYCVATFILGIGDRHNSNIMVKDDGQLFHIDFGHFLDHKKKKFGYKRERVPFVLTQDFLIVISKGTQECTKTREFERFQEMCYKAYLAIRQHANLFINLFSMMLGSGMPELQSFDDIAYIRKTLALDKTEQEALDYFMKQMNDAHHGGWTTKMDWIFHTIRQHALN, from the exons ATGCCTCCTAGACCTTCTTCTGGTGAATTATGGGGCATCCATTTGATGCCCCCCCGGATCTTTGTGGACTGCTTGTTGCCAAACGGGATGATCCTGACCCTCGAGTGCCTCCGTGAGGCTACGCTCATCACCATCAAACATGAAGTGTTCAAGGAGGCCAGGAAGTACCCCCTGCATCACCTACTACAGGAGGAGACCTCTTACATATTTGTCAGTGTTACGCAGGAGGCAGAGCGAGAGGAATTCTACGATGAAACTAGGAGACTATGTGATCTCAGGCTCTTTCAGCCTTTTCTGAAGGTCATCGAACCGGTTGGTAACCGAGAGGAGAAAATTCTGAACAGAGAAATTG GATTCGCAATTGGTATGCCTGTTTGCGAGTTTGACTTAGTAAAGGACCCTGAGGTGCAGGACTTCAGGAGGAATATTCTTAACGTCTGTAAGGATTCAGTAGAACTCCGAGATGCCAATGGACCCCATAGTCGGGCTTTATATGTCTACCCTCCCAATGTTGAATCGACACAAGAACTTCCAAAGCACATCCATGGCAAACTGGACAAAG GTCAAATCATTGTAGTGATCTGGGTGATTGTCTCACCCAACAATGACAAGCAGAAATACACCCTGAAGATCAACCATGATTGTGTGCCAGAACAGGTGATAGCTGAGGCCATCAGGAAGAAGACCAGGAGCATGCTGTTGTCCCCTGAACAACTCAAGATGTGTGTGCAGGAGTACCAGGGCAAGTACATCCTCAAG TATGTGAGGAGTTGCATCATGCTTGGCAGGATGCCCAACCTCATGCTGATGGCGAAGGATAGCCTTTATTCTCAGTTACCCATGGACAACTTCACCATGCCCTCGTACGCCCGGCGCATCTCCACCGCCACCCCGTACATGAACGGAGAGTCCTCCACCAAGTCTCTGTGGACCATCAACGGAACCCTGCGGATACGAGTGCTCTGTGCCACATACGTGAATGTGAACATTCGGGATATAGATAAG ATTTATGTGCGAACCGGCATCTACCATGGAGGGGAGCAGATGTGTGACAATGTGAACACGCAGCGTGTGCCATGCTCTAATCCCAG GTGGAACGAGTGGCTGACCTACGACATGTACATTCCCGACATCCCCCGGGCGGCccgcctctgtctctccatctgctctGTGAAAGGCAGGAAAGGGGCGAAGGAG GAGCACTGTCCACTGGCGTGGGGGAACGTCAACCTGTTTGACTACACTCACACCCTGGTCTCTGGTAAAATGGCTCTGAACCTGTGGCCTGTACCCCACGGCCTGGAGGACCTACTCAACCCCATCGGAGTCACAGGCTCCAACCCCAACAGG GAAACTCCTTGTCTAGAGCTGGAGTTTGACTACTTCAGCAGTCCTGTCAAGTTCCCAGACATGACCACCGTGGAGGGACATGCTAACTGGACCATATCCAGGGAGCTAGGTTTCAGCTACTGCCAATCAGGCCAG AGTAACAGAGTGGCGCGAGACCACGCCTTAACGGACAGTGATAACGAGCAGCTGAAACAGGTGTGCAACCGAGACCCCCTGTCTGAGATCACAGAGCAGGAGAAGGACTTCCTCTGGAGGCACAG GCACTACTGTGTAAATATACCCGAAATCCTGCCCAAGATCCTGCTGGCTGTGAAGTGGAACTCCAGAGATGAAGTAGCACAG ATGTATTGCCTTCTGAAGGATTGGCCAGCAATAAAACCAGAGCAAGCCATGGAGCTGCTGGATTGTAACTATCCAGACCCAATGATCCGTGACTTTGCTGTTCGGTGCCTTGAGAAGTACTTGACCGATGATAAACTCTCTCAGTACCTCATTCAGTTGGTCCAG GTTCTGAAATATGAGCAGTACCTTGATAACCCACTGGTACGATTTCTACTGAAAAAGGCCTTGACTAACCAAAGGATAGGACACTTCTTTTTCTGGCACTTAAA GTCTGAGATGCACAATAAGACGGTGAGTCAGCGGTTCGGCCTGCTGCTGGAGTCCTACTGCCGGGCGTGTGGCATGTACCTGAAGCACCTGAGCAGACAAGTGGAGGCCATGGAGAAACTCATCAACCTCACCGACATTCTCAAACAGGAGAAGAAGGACGAGACTCAGAAG GTGCAGATGAAGTTTCTGGTGGAGCAGATGAGGAGGCCAGACTACATGGACGCCCTGCAGAATTTCACCTCCCCCCTCAACCCTGCACACCAGCTGGGAAACATACG GCTTGAGGAGTGCAGAATCATGTCATCTGCCAAAAGACCACTGTGGCTCAACTGGGAAAACCCTGACATCATGTCCGAGCTCCTCTTCCAGAATAATGAGATCATATTCAAAAACGGAGACG ACCTGCGACAGGACATGCTAACACTTCAGATCATCAGAATCATGGAGAACATTTGGCAGAACCAGGGTCTAGACCTCAGGATGTTGCCGTACGGCTGCATGTCTTTAGGTGACTGTGTGGGGCTGATCGAGGTGGTGCGGAGCTCTCACACCATCATGCAGATCCAGTGTAAAGGTGGCTTGAAGGGGGCGCTACAGTTCAACAGCTCAACACTACACCAGTGGCTCAAAGACAAGAACAAGGGAGAGAT GTATGACCTTGCCGTTGACTTGTTTACGCGATCCTGTGCTGGGTATTGCGTGGCGACTTTCATCCTAGGCATCGGTGACAGACACAACAGTAACATAATGGTGAAGGATGATGGGCAG CTTTTTCACATAGATTTTGGCCATTTTTTGGATCACAAGAAAAAGAAATTTGGCTACAAGCGAGAGCGAGTTCCGTTTGTCCTAACTCAAGACTTCTTGATTGTGATCAGCAAAGGGACCCAGGAGTGCACGAAGACCAGAGAGTTTGAGAG ATTTCAGGAGATGTGCTATAAGGCCTACTTGGCCATTCGTCAGCATGCCAACCTCTTCATCAACCTGTTCTCCATGATGCTGGGCTCCGGGATGCCCGAGCTCCAGTCCTTCGATGACATCGCCTACATCCGTAAAACCCTGGCCCTGGACAAGACTGAGCAGGAGGCCCTGGACTACTTCATGAAGCAAATGAATGACGCCCACCATGGCGGCTGGACCACCAAGATGGACTGGATTTTCCACACCATCCGCCAGCACGCGCTTAACTAA
- the pik3ca gene encoding phosphatidylinositol 4,5-bisphosphate 3-kinase catalytic subunit alpha isoform isoform X3, producing MPPRPSSGELWGIHLMPPRIFVDCLLPNGMILTLECLREATLITIKHEVFKEARKYPLHHLLQEETSYIFVSVTQEAEREEFYDETRRLCDLRLFQPFLKVIEPVGNREEKILNREIGFAIGMPVCEFDLVKDPEVQDFRRNILNVCKDSVELRDANGPHSRALYVYPPNVESTQELPKHIHGKLDKEQVIAEAIRKKTRSMLLSPEQLKMCVQEYQGKYILKVCGCDEYLLEKFPLSQYKYVRSCIMLGRMPNLMLMAKDSLYSQLPMDNFTMPSYARRISTATPYMNGESSTKSLWTINGTLRIRVLCATYVNVNIRDIDKIYVRTGIYHGGEQMCDNVNTQRVPCSNPRWNEWLTYDMYIPDIPRAARLCLSICSVKGRKGAKEEHCPLAWGNVNLFDYTHTLVSGKMALNLWPVPHGLEDLLNPIGVTGSNPNRETPCLELEFDYFSSPVKFPDMTTVEGHANWTISRELGFSYCQSGQSNRVARDHALTDSDNEQLKQVCNRDPLSEITEQEKDFLWRHRHYCVNIPEILPKILLAVKWNSRDEVAQMYCLLKDWPAIKPEQAMELLDCNYPDPMIRDFAVRCLEKYLTDDKLSQYLIQLVQVLKYEQYLDNPLVRFLLKKALTNQRIGHFFFWHLKSEMHNKTVSQRFGLLLESYCRACGMYLKHLSRQVEAMEKLINLTDILKQEKKDETQKVQMKFLVEQMRRPDYMDALQNFTSPLNPAHQLGNIRLEECRIMSSAKRPLWLNWENPDIMSELLFQNNEIIFKNGDDLRQDMLTLQIIRIMENIWQNQGLDLRMLPYGCMSLGDCVGLIEVVRSSHTIMQIQCKGGLKGALQFNSSTLHQWLKDKNKGEMYDLAVDLFTRSCAGYCVATFILGIGDRHNSNIMVKDDGQLFHIDFGHFLDHKKKKFGYKRERVPFVLTQDFLIVISKGTQECTKTREFERFQEMCYKAYLAIRQHANLFINLFSMMLGSGMPELQSFDDIAYIRKTLALDKTEQEALDYFMKQMNDAHHGGWTTKMDWIFHTIRQHALN from the exons ATGCCTCCTAGACCTTCTTCTGGTGAATTATGGGGCATCCATTTGATGCCCCCCCGGATCTTTGTGGACTGCTTGTTGCCAAACGGGATGATCCTGACCCTCGAGTGCCTCCGTGAGGCTACGCTCATCACCATCAAACATGAAGTGTTCAAGGAGGCCAGGAAGTACCCCCTGCATCACCTACTACAGGAGGAGACCTCTTACATATTTGTCAGTGTTACGCAGGAGGCAGAGCGAGAGGAATTCTACGATGAAACTAGGAGACTATGTGATCTCAGGCTCTTTCAGCCTTTTCTGAAGGTCATCGAACCGGTTGGTAACCGAGAGGAGAAAATTCTGAACAGAGAAATTG GATTCGCAATTGGTATGCCTGTTTGCGAGTTTGACTTAGTAAAGGACCCTGAGGTGCAGGACTTCAGGAGGAATATTCTTAACGTCTGTAAGGATTCAGTAGAACTCCGAGATGCCAATGGACCCCATAGTCGGGCTTTATATGTCTACCCTCCCAATGTTGAATCGACACAAGAACTTCCAAAGCACATCCATGGCAAACTGGACAAAG AACAGGTGATAGCTGAGGCCATCAGGAAGAAGACCAGGAGCATGCTGTTGTCCCCTGAACAACTCAAGATGTGTGTGCAGGAGTACCAGGGCAAGTACATCCTCAAGGTGTGCGGCTGTGACGAGTACCTCCTGGAGAAATTCCCCCTGAGTCAATATAAG TATGTGAGGAGTTGCATCATGCTTGGCAGGATGCCCAACCTCATGCTGATGGCGAAGGATAGCCTTTATTCTCAGTTACCCATGGACAACTTCACCATGCCCTCGTACGCCCGGCGCATCTCCACCGCCACCCCGTACATGAACGGAGAGTCCTCCACCAAGTCTCTGTGGACCATCAACGGAACCCTGCGGATACGAGTGCTCTGTGCCACATACGTGAATGTGAACATTCGGGATATAGATAAG ATTTATGTGCGAACCGGCATCTACCATGGAGGGGAGCAGATGTGTGACAATGTGAACACGCAGCGTGTGCCATGCTCTAATCCCAG GTGGAACGAGTGGCTGACCTACGACATGTACATTCCCGACATCCCCCGGGCGGCccgcctctgtctctccatctgctctGTGAAAGGCAGGAAAGGGGCGAAGGAG GAGCACTGTCCACTGGCGTGGGGGAACGTCAACCTGTTTGACTACACTCACACCCTGGTCTCTGGTAAAATGGCTCTGAACCTGTGGCCTGTACCCCACGGCCTGGAGGACCTACTCAACCCCATCGGAGTCACAGGCTCCAACCCCAACAGG GAAACTCCTTGTCTAGAGCTGGAGTTTGACTACTTCAGCAGTCCTGTCAAGTTCCCAGACATGACCACCGTGGAGGGACATGCTAACTGGACCATATCCAGGGAGCTAGGTTTCAGCTACTGCCAATCAGGCCAG AGTAACAGAGTGGCGCGAGACCACGCCTTAACGGACAGTGATAACGAGCAGCTGAAACAGGTGTGCAACCGAGACCCCCTGTCTGAGATCACAGAGCAGGAGAAGGACTTCCTCTGGAGGCACAG GCACTACTGTGTAAATATACCCGAAATCCTGCCCAAGATCCTGCTGGCTGTGAAGTGGAACTCCAGAGATGAAGTAGCACAG ATGTATTGCCTTCTGAAGGATTGGCCAGCAATAAAACCAGAGCAAGCCATGGAGCTGCTGGATTGTAACTATCCAGACCCAATGATCCGTGACTTTGCTGTTCGGTGCCTTGAGAAGTACTTGACCGATGATAAACTCTCTCAGTACCTCATTCAGTTGGTCCAG GTTCTGAAATATGAGCAGTACCTTGATAACCCACTGGTACGATTTCTACTGAAAAAGGCCTTGACTAACCAAAGGATAGGACACTTCTTTTTCTGGCACTTAAA GTCTGAGATGCACAATAAGACGGTGAGTCAGCGGTTCGGCCTGCTGCTGGAGTCCTACTGCCGGGCGTGTGGCATGTACCTGAAGCACCTGAGCAGACAAGTGGAGGCCATGGAGAAACTCATCAACCTCACCGACATTCTCAAACAGGAGAAGAAGGACGAGACTCAGAAG GTGCAGATGAAGTTTCTGGTGGAGCAGATGAGGAGGCCAGACTACATGGACGCCCTGCAGAATTTCACCTCCCCCCTCAACCCTGCACACCAGCTGGGAAACATACG GCTTGAGGAGTGCAGAATCATGTCATCTGCCAAAAGACCACTGTGGCTCAACTGGGAAAACCCTGACATCATGTCCGAGCTCCTCTTCCAGAATAATGAGATCATATTCAAAAACGGAGACG ACCTGCGACAGGACATGCTAACACTTCAGATCATCAGAATCATGGAGAACATTTGGCAGAACCAGGGTCTAGACCTCAGGATGTTGCCGTACGGCTGCATGTCTTTAGGTGACTGTGTGGGGCTGATCGAGGTGGTGCGGAGCTCTCACACCATCATGCAGATCCAGTGTAAAGGTGGCTTGAAGGGGGCGCTACAGTTCAACAGCTCAACACTACACCAGTGGCTCAAAGACAAGAACAAGGGAGAGAT GTATGACCTTGCCGTTGACTTGTTTACGCGATCCTGTGCTGGGTATTGCGTGGCGACTTTCATCCTAGGCATCGGTGACAGACACAACAGTAACATAATGGTGAAGGATGATGGGCAG CTTTTTCACATAGATTTTGGCCATTTTTTGGATCACAAGAAAAAGAAATTTGGCTACAAGCGAGAGCGAGTTCCGTTTGTCCTAACTCAAGACTTCTTGATTGTGATCAGCAAAGGGACCCAGGAGTGCACGAAGACCAGAGAGTTTGAGAG ATTTCAGGAGATGTGCTATAAGGCCTACTTGGCCATTCGTCAGCATGCCAACCTCTTCATCAACCTGTTCTCCATGATGCTGGGCTCCGGGATGCCCGAGCTCCAGTCCTTCGATGACATCGCCTACATCCGTAAAACCCTGGCCCTGGACAAGACTGAGCAGGAGGCCCTGGACTACTTCATGAAGCAAATGAATGACGCCCACCATGGCGGCTGGACCACCAAGATGGACTGGATTTTCCACACCATCCGCCAGCACGCGCTTAACTAA